The DNA segment ACACATGAAATGTGGCGTTGGTAAGTGTGGGCACTGCTATGCTGATGGGAGATATATCTGCACAGACGGCCCTGTCTTTTCATACAGAGAGCTAAAACAATACAACCTTAATAGCCCTTAGGAGAGGCCGCGGGGCACAAGACAACATGCATTTAAAAAAGCTTGTTGATATTATGGCTGCTTTGCGCAGCGAGAAGGGCTGCCCGTGGGACAGGGAGCAAACGAGGGATTCGCTTAAGCCCTTTCTTGTGGAAGAAACATACGAGGTCATGGAGGCCCTGGATGAAGGCAGTACGGAAACAATAAAGGAAGAGCTTGGAGACCTTCTTTTCCAGATAGTTTTTCACTGCCAGATTGCAAAGGAGAGGAATGAATTTGACATGTCTGATGTAATAGAAAAAATCAGTGAGAAGATGATTAAAAGGCATCCCCATGTATTCGGGAATGCAAAATATAAGAGTAGCGATGAATTGCTTAAACATTGGGAAGAGGAGAAAAAAAGAGAAGGTAAGCACATGGGGTCGATCCTTGAAGGTGTTCCTAAATCACTTCCGTCACTCCTCAGGGCGCACAAGCTTCAGAAAAAGGCTGCGAGAGTTGGTTTTGACTGGGAAAAGACTGAAGATGCGATTAAGAAACTGGACGAAGAACTCAAGGAATTCAAGGATGCAGTTAAAAAGAAAAAACGGTCTGAGATTGAAGATGAACTCGGAGATATATTCTTTATGCTTGTCAATATTTCGAGATTTGTAGGCGTTAATCCTGAGGATGCTTTAAGAAGAACAATAAGCAAATTCATTTCGAGATTCCGCTATATTGAAATGAAGGCAGCAGAGCAGGAAAAAAGCCTTTCTGATATGACGCTTGAGGAGATGGATGCCCTCTGGGATGAGGCAAAAGACCGTTGTTAATTTTTCAGGTTCATCAGATTTTACAATAATTATTATAAAAAACGGCTCTTTCTCATATTGAGTGTGTAGAATTTTCCCTCTCCCTGGAGAAGAAACTGCCAGCAAAGATTGTATATGAACTTGTGGGAGAGGAGCTTCTTTGACATCCCCTCTCCCCCTGTGGGAGAGGGTTAAGGTGAGGGGTAAAATAAAAGGATGAACACTAATCTTGGTGGAATTGCTAAGCGCCTGCGGAAGAGGCCAACAGACGCAGAAGGAAAGTTATGGAAACGATTGAGAGACAGGCAATTGGAGGCTCTTAAATTCAGACGACAACAGCCAAATTAAGAAGCTAAGAAGTTATGAAGTTGAGAAGTTGGGAGTTTCGTCTGCTATGAAAGAGGCATAGTAATTGAAATAGACGGTGGCCAACATGCAATGCAAAAAGAGAAAGATGAAGAAAGGGAGAGGGGATAAAAGAAACAGATTTACCCACTTGAAATGAGAAAGAACCGTTATTTTATCAAACTTAAGGGTTCAATTTGCTTGGAAGTGTC comes from the Nitrospirota bacterium genome and includes:
- the mazG gene encoding nucleoside triphosphate pyrophosphohydrolase codes for the protein MHLKKLVDIMAALRSEKGCPWDREQTRDSLKPFLVEETYEVMEALDEGSTETIKEELGDLLFQIVFHCQIAKERNEFDMSDVIEKISEKMIKRHPHVFGNAKYKSSDELLKHWEEEKKREGKHMGSILEGVPKSLPSLLRAHKLQKKAARVGFDWEKTEDAIKKLDEELKEFKDAVKKKKRSEIEDELGDIFFMLVNISRFVGVNPEDALRRTISKFISRFRYIEMKAAEQEKSLSDMTLEEMDALWDEAKDRC
- a CDS encoding DUF559 domain-containing protein; the encoded protein is MNTNLGGIAKRLRKRPTDAEGKLWKRLRDRQLEALKFRRQQPN